One region of Chlorobiota bacterium genomic DNA includes:
- a CDS encoding beta-lactamase family protein: MQRLIVTAILAAHAMSTTPQPTFAAPPSMYHIPNGSVRHSGNGIVSGSTGKQLDEYLTRLEAYGMAGSILVAKDGKVILQKGYGLANRQTGAKITAETPFILASLSKQFTAAAVLKLAMYQRLSLQDTVGRFYPLAPPEIRKVTIHQLLSHTSGLPYLGSQPFAPMPRDSVMWEVLRMRLEFTPGSRAQYSSPGYTLLAGIIERASGKTFEAYLRKNLFEPAGMANTRFQGEPGDWPGHDVLHSYSDNNDEGPIGQMIGADKGVGAGTVISTTGDLRRWEEALWGGKILNAEYLAKLFTPYAKEGKGFSHAYGWNIIKTIRKTTVISHAGDFGGYNTDFRHYVNEGYSIIFASNTRVKGAGFRQAVVNNVSLILTGGAYAEPPHVLATTMAIPQNILGTYQLATGGQLTLQAREEEQGKLLISGEGPDAIELLAGAPKEESTEAGKLSSVAAEILADAAQGNLDRLRDNLHPSLPFAHVEQGTQQLYSMLRDSLGEYEGAEIIGTGITGPQSAQTYWRLKFQRGTTIGMYGWAGGKIIALDADLPAAMQKIFLPESPTTFAAFDIFTGRIVRVSIAEKGGKKTLTVESDAGTAEAVG, from the coding sequence ATGCAACGCCTGATCGTAACTGCAATTCTTGCCGCACACGCCATGTCCACTACACCACAACCCACCTTCGCTGCGCCACCTTCGATGTATCATATCCCCAATGGAAGCGTTCGCCATTCTGGCAACGGGATCGTAAGCGGCAGCACCGGTAAACAGTTGGATGAGTACCTAACCCGCCTTGAAGCCTACGGCATGGCCGGCTCCATCCTTGTGGCAAAGGATGGGAAGGTGATCCTGCAAAAAGGCTACGGGCTGGCCAACCGGCAAACTGGGGCAAAGATCACCGCCGAAACTCCGTTTATCCTTGCCTCGCTCAGCAAGCAGTTCACCGCTGCTGCGGTGCTGAAGTTGGCGATGTATCAGCGGCTATCCCTGCAAGACACCGTCGGAAGATTCTACCCCCTTGCCCCTCCCGAAATCCGCAAGGTGACCATCCATCAGCTTCTTTCCCACACCTCCGGGCTGCCGTACTTGGGAAGCCAACCCTTTGCCCCAATGCCGCGCGACAGCGTGATGTGGGAAGTGCTGCGGATGCGGCTTGAGTTCACGCCCGGAAGCCGCGCCCAATATTCCAGCCCCGGCTACACCCTGCTTGCAGGCATTATTGAACGCGCATCGGGGAAGACGTTCGAGGCATACCTGCGGAAAAATTTGTTCGAGCCTGCGGGAATGGCCAACACCCGGTTCCAAGGGGAACCTGGCGACTGGCCCGGCCACGACGTTCTCCACTCCTACAGCGACAACAACGACGAAGGCCCGATTGGCCAGATGATCGGTGCCGATAAAGGGGTCGGCGCGGGAACGGTGATCTCAACCACCGGCGATCTTCGGCGATGGGAGGAGGCCCTGTGGGGCGGGAAAATCCTGAACGCCGAATACCTTGCCAAACTCTTCACCCCGTATGCCAAGGAGGGGAAAGGGTTCAGCCACGCCTACGGATGGAACATCATCAAAACCATCCGCAAGACGACGGTGATAAGCCACGCCGGAGATTTTGGGGGATACAACACCGATTTTCGCCATTATGTTAATGAAGGCTACTCCATCATCTTTGCCAGCAACACCCGCGTAAAAGGTGCGGGGTTCCGGCAAGCCGTGGTGAACAATGTCAGCCTGATTCTTACTGGCGGGGCGTATGCCGAACCACCCCATGTCCTTGCCACAACCATGGCCATCCCCCAAAACATTCTTGGGACCTACCAGCTGGCAACCGGTGGGCAACTTACCCTTCAGGCAAGGGAAGAAGAGCAAGGGAAATTGCTAATTAGCGGGGAAGGTCCCGATGCCATTGAACTGCTTGCCGGCGCACCAAAAGAGGAGAGCACAGAAGCGGGGAAGCTATCCTCCGTGGCCGCCGAAATCCTTGCCGATGCCGCACAGGGGAACTTGGACCGGCTTCGCGACAACCTCCATCCCAGCCTCCCCTTTGCCCACGTCGAGCAAGGGACTCAGCAACTCTACTCCATGCTGCGCGACAGTTTGGGGGAGTACGAAGGCGCGGAGATTATCGGCACGGGGATCACTGGGCCGCAAAGCGCGCAAACCTACTGGCGGCTGAAGTTCCAACGCGGAACCACCATTGGGATGTATGGCTGGGCTGGCGGGAAGATCATCGCGCTTGATGCCGATCTGCCGG
- a CDS encoding DUF983 domain-containing protein has translation MNKTGYIKTIARQRCPKCRKGIVFRHGMEMNNRCPYCGARFDREPGFFTGAMYLGYVLALPLGVFLMFVLMIVLPDIHPAIHGLLAMVGILPIVPLTVRLSRVLWLDIGGHLSPQDPDDDPPPPPPPPAPDPSINPTAPKGEEREQRMTVSA, from the coding sequence ATGAACAAGACTGGATATATCAAAACAATTGCGCGCCAACGCTGCCCAAAATGCCGCAAAGGAATTGTGTTCCGGCATGGGATGGAGATGAACAATCGGTGCCCATACTGCGGTGCACGGTTCGACCGCGAACCAGGGTTCTTCACCGGGGCGATGTACCTGGGCTATGTCCTCGCGCTTCCGCTTGGGGTGTTCCTTATGTTCGTTCTGATGATCGTGCTTCCCGATATCCATCCGGCAATCCATGGGCTGTTGGCAATGGTTGGTATCCTGCCGATTGTTCCTTTAACCGTGCGGCTGTCGCGTGTGTTGTGGCTGGATATTGGCGGCCACCTTAGCCCCCAAGACCCCGACGACGATCCCCCACCGCCCCCGCCGCCGCCGGCTCCCGATCCATCCATTAACCCGACCGCTCCAAAAGGGGAGGAACGGGAACAACGGATGACCGTGAGCGCATAG
- the hemW gene encoding radical SAM family heme chaperone HemW — protein sequence MPGLYLHIPFCERKCIYCNFYSVENLAPRERFLQALAREIDLRADQLSAVPDAPTEYSTIFFGGGTPSLLSPEQLGGIMESLRRRFAIAPDAEITMECNPGALTEGWLPGYRALGVNRLSFGVQSFHDDDLRFLSRIHTAAEARRGIAAAMEVFGNVSLDLIFALPGQTTQRWRSNLREGVALGTEHISAYALIFEEGTPLNAMRLSGSVSPAPDDLDAEMYAETMETLAEHGFGQYEVSNYAKPGRECRHNLGYWERQTYISFGPSAHSFLRREQQPQERWANVSSLSAYLQQVEAGTLPVASRELLSSQLVLEEVVMLGLRSRGVNRADFRQAAGCDLAEYAPNTVAMLTAEGYATLSEHLLSMTPKGYPFADRFAVELLMGEQRKA from the coding sequence ATGCCTGGCTTATACCTCCATATTCCGTTTTGCGAGCGGAAGTGCATTTACTGCAACTTCTACTCGGTGGAGAACCTTGCCCCACGCGAGCGGTTTCTGCAGGCGCTGGCGCGGGAGATAGATCTGCGTGCCGATCAGCTATCAGCGGTGCCGGATGCCCCAACGGAATATTCCACCATCTTCTTCGGCGGCGGAACTCCATCGCTCCTTTCGCCGGAGCAATTGGGGGGGATTATGGAGTCGCTGCGCCGCCGGTTTGCGATTGCGCCCGATGCCGAGATCACCATGGAATGCAACCCGGGCGCGCTAACCGAAGGCTGGCTTCCTGGCTACCGAGCGTTGGGGGTGAACCGCTTAAGTTTTGGCGTGCAATCCTTCCACGACGACGACCTGCGGTTCCTTAGCCGCATCCACACTGCCGCCGAAGCACGGCGCGGAATTGCCGCCGCGATGGAGGTGTTCGGCAACGTCTCGCTGGACCTCATCTTCGCGCTGCCGGGCCAAACCACTCAGCGTTGGCGCAGCAATCTGCGCGAAGGGGTGGCGTTGGGAACCGAGCATATCAGTGCCTACGCGCTGATCTTTGAGGAGGGAACACCCCTAAACGCAATGCGTCTTAGCGGCAGCGTTTCCCCCGCGCCCGACGACCTGGATGCCGAGATGTATGCCGAGACAATGGAGACGCTGGCCGAGCATGGATTCGGCCAGTATGAGGTGAGCAACTACGCGAAGCCCGGGCGGGAATGCCGGCATAATTTGGGATACTGGGAGCGGCAGACCTACATCTCCTTTGGACCATCGGCACACAGCTTTTTGCGCCGCGAGCAACAGCCGCAGGAGCGTTGGGCAAACGTCTCAAGCCTGTCGGCCTACTTGCAGCAGGTGGAGGCCGGAACCTTGCCCGTTGCGTCGCGTGAATTGCTATCTTCGCAGCTTGTTTTGGAGGAGGTGGTGATGCTGGGGCTTCGGAGCCGGGGGGTGAACCGCGCTGATTTCCGCCAGGCCGCCGGTTGCGACCTTGCCGAATACGCGCCGAACACCGTTGCAATGCTGACCGCCGAAGGCTACGCAACCCTTTCCGAACACTTGCTGAGCATGACCCCAAAAGGCTATCCCTTTGCCGACCGATTTGCGGTGGAGTTGCTGATGGGGGAACAACGGAAAGCATGA
- a CDS encoding DUF2723 domain-containing protein, producing the protein MSSYRTVNRVLAGVAFLATFLTYAMTLQPSVPFWDCGEFSAAATWQQVPHPPGAPLWLIIGRVFQMIVPGDPGWSLNLFSAFCSAVTAGLVYLIVVRAIERWKPYREGEGIASYVGTFGGGLIGTLAFTFSDTQWFNSVESEVYAGGTTLIALLMWLMMVWDSKHDKPGHERYLLLIAYICGLAIGIHLLALLVIPAVALVIYFRSYRFGWGSFLAMVAITGVAFNYLAYKGIIEYLPKMIAGTDVKIGLMLFSITIPAAMSQALGIMVLLAIAGLIVWSLKAHKPKIFLSATSLVMIILGFTTYTQILLRANAHAPMNENEPDTVAELVSYLGREQYGTANTWPRRYKPDPEFRRYQDKYGPWEPPVDQNPDGSFVFAPGSVNTGAELNFMFKWQIGHMYLRYFLWNFVGRASDVQDANWVFTNVTDASWISDPGVTQDQIRRQFVDATGYSDVFPVKFYALPLLIGLFGIYFHYKRDWKMALTFTALFLLLGVIATLQQNQQQPQPRERDYFYVGSFMVFAMWVGIGATGLASLAARRKQGDGAQAEEAEESGAGGGLAIAALAACFIAAPLNMAVGGWKFHDRSHNWVPWDYAYNILQSCEKDAILFTAGDNDTFPVWYLQDVAGVRRDIRVINLSLANTRWYTWQLKNERPWNANKVPISYGDDILRINELEADRKRDALSTEFSPGKPVSITVPANVLSQFTGKTETASGTMSWTMRGPAAGKDQYLIRPQDKLVADIIQNNKWERPIYFAASDPPDSWAGLDDYLRPEAMAYRVLPVKQGGVRASMNYEVMKQYLMNPLPNDEYHTKPHYGIKLRGLNNPDNMFLDDHRRPVIYNIIPLYQALATYELTQRRDPKAAVATLDKMGELISFERFKVPYFMLSDLANVYKQAGSPEKARKYAQMGIDAIDAMKGDYGNDPATQYYPPQQIRMLLQVSMGEYDQAIAQLEEMMKQYPQESATIRSQIDQWKVEKFLSKKDTAGALAELQRLIDGYNGATDPNLSRNQEALRALQAELTGKPLAPAGGATADTSKKP; encoded by the coding sequence ATGAGCTCTTACCGTACAGTCAACCGCGTCCTTGCCGGCGTGGCGTTTCTTGCGACGTTCCTTACCTATGCGATGACGTTGCAACCCTCGGTCCCGTTCTGGGACTGCGGCGAGTTTTCCGCTGCGGCAACGTGGCAGCAAGTTCCCCACCCCCCTGGCGCGCCCCTTTGGCTGATTATCGGCCGGGTGTTCCAGATGATTGTGCCGGGGGATCCGGGATGGAGCCTGAATTTGTTCAGCGCGTTTTGCTCGGCAGTTACTGCCGGTTTGGTTTATCTGATTGTTGTTCGCGCAATCGAGCGTTGGAAGCCATACCGCGAGGGGGAAGGGATTGCCAGCTATGTTGGAACATTTGGCGGCGGGCTGATTGGGACCCTGGCCTTCACGTTTAGCGATACCCAGTGGTTCAACAGTGTGGAATCGGAGGTCTATGCCGGCGGAACAACCTTGATTGCCCTGCTGATGTGGCTGATGATGGTGTGGGACAGCAAGCACGACAAACCCGGGCACGAGCGTTATTTGCTGCTGATTGCCTACATCTGCGGCCTTGCTATCGGCATCCATTTGCTGGCGTTGCTGGTGATTCCGGCGGTGGCGTTGGTGATCTACTTCCGCAGTTACCGCTTTGGCTGGGGGTCATTCTTGGCAATGGTGGCAATTACCGGGGTGGCGTTCAATTACTTGGCCTACAAGGGGATCATCGAGTACCTCCCGAAAATGATTGCAGGGACCGATGTGAAAATTGGATTGATGCTTTTCAGCATCACCATTCCGGCGGCCATGTCGCAGGCGTTGGGGATCATGGTGCTGCTGGCAATCGCAGGACTGATCGTCTGGTCCTTGAAAGCTCATAAGCCAAAAATCTTCCTATCGGCAACCTCGCTGGTGATGATTATTCTTGGCTTCACCACCTACACCCAGATTCTGCTTCGCGCCAACGCCCATGCCCCAATGAATGAGAACGAGCCGGACACCGTTGCCGAGCTTGTTAGCTACTTGGGGCGCGAGCAATATGGAACCGCCAACACGTGGCCGCGCCGATACAAGCCGGACCCAGAGTTCCGCCGCTACCAGGATAAGTATGGCCCATGGGAACCGCCCGTGGACCAGAATCCTGATGGCTCCTTTGTCTTTGCTCCGGGAAGCGTCAACACCGGGGCGGAGTTGAACTTCATGTTCAAGTGGCAGATTGGGCATATGTACCTGCGCTACTTCCTCTGGAATTTTGTTGGCCGCGCCAGCGATGTCCAGGATGCCAATTGGGTGTTCACCAACGTCACCGATGCAAGCTGGATTTCCGACCCCGGCGTCACCCAGGACCAAATCCGGCGGCAGTTTGTTGACGCCACTGGCTACAGCGATGTGTTCCCCGTCAAGTTCTACGCGCTGCCGCTGCTGATTGGGTTGTTCGGCATCTACTTCCATTACAAGCGCGATTGGAAAATGGCGCTGACCTTCACCGCGCTCTTCCTTCTGCTTGGCGTGATTGCCACGTTGCAGCAAAACCAGCAACAACCCCAACCCCGCGAACGCGATTACTTCTACGTTGGCTCCTTCATGGTGTTTGCCATGTGGGTTGGCATTGGGGCAACGGGGCTGGCCTCGCTGGCGGCACGCCGCAAACAGGGGGATGGAGCCCAGGCAGAAGAAGCGGAGGAATCCGGGGCCGGTGGCGGGCTTGCCATTGCTGCGCTTGCCGCCTGCTTCATTGCCGCGCCGTTGAACATGGCGGTTGGCGGCTGGAAGTTCCACGACCGCTCGCACAACTGGGTCCCGTGGGATTATGCTTACAACATCCTGCAAAGCTGCGAGAAGGATGCAATCCTGTTCACCGCCGGCGACAACGACACCTTCCCGGTGTGGTACTTGCAGGACGTTGCCGGCGTGCGCCGTGATATTCGGGTGATTAACCTTTCGCTTGCCAACACCCGCTGGTACACGTGGCAGCTGAAAAACGAACGCCCCTGGAACGCCAACAAAGTGCCAATCAGCTACGGCGACGACATCCTACGGATTAACGAACTTGAGGCCGACCGCAAACGCGATGCCCTCTCGACCGAGTTCTCCCCGGGCAAACCGGTCTCGATAACGGTCCCCGCCAACGTGCTTAGCCAGTTCACCGGCAAAACCGAAACCGCAAGCGGGACGATGAGCTGGACGATGCGTGGCCCCGCCGCTGGGAAGGACCAATACCTTATCCGCCCGCAGGATAAACTTGTGGCGGACATCATCCAGAACAACAAGTGGGAACGCCCCATCTACTTTGCCGCCAGCGACCCACCCGACAGCTGGGCCGGGCTGGATGACTACTTGCGCCCCGAAGCAATGGCGTACCGCGTGCTTCCGGTGAAGCAAGGGGGCGTGCGTGCCTCGATGAACTACGAGGTGATGAAGCAATACCTGATGAACCCCTTGCCCAACGACGAGTATCACACCAAGCCGCACTACGGCATAAAACTGCGCGGGCTGAACAATCCCGACAATATGTTTTTGGATGACCATCGTCGCCCAGTCATCTACAACATCATCCCGCTCTATCAGGCGCTTGCTACCTACGAGCTAACCCAGCGTCGGGACCCGAAAGCCGCTGTGGCAACCCTGGACAAAATGGGGGAGCTGATCTCCTTTGAACGCTTCAAGGTCCCGTACTTCATGCTGTCGGACCTTGCCAACGTCTATAAACAGGCGGGAAGCCCTGAGAAGGCGCGGAAATACGCTCAGATGGGGATTGATGCCATTGACGCGATGAAAGGCGATTACGGCAACGACCCCGCCACGCAGTACTACCCGCCACAGCAGATCAGAATGCTGCTGCAAGTCTCCATGGGGGAATATGACCAAGCCATTGCCCAGCTTGAGGAGATGATGAAACAGTACCCGCAGGAATCCGCGACCATCCGCTCGCAGATTGACCAATGGAAGGTGGAGAAATTCCTTTCCAAAAAAGATACCGCCGGCGCGTTGGCCGAACTCCAGCGGCTGATTGATGGATACAACGGCGCAACCGACCCGAACCTGTCGCGCAACCAGGAAGCCTTGCGCGCGCTCCAGGCCGAACTAACCGGAAAGCCCCTTGCCCCAGCCGGCGGCGCAACCGCCGACACCAGCAAGAAGCCGTAG
- a CDS encoding glycosyltransferase family 2 protein, producing MELSFIIPAYNESARIEKSLQQALDYFQCQPYTWEILVVDDGSSDGTPDIVRRYEGERLRLLVQPRNMGKGAAVRRGMLEANGMFRIFSDADFSTPIQETGGMMVLLGMYEIVIGSRALKGSMVKVHQPWYRETMGKIFNLMVQALAVPGIKDTQCGFKGFRDTVAKEIFSRTKIDGFSFDVEALFLARRLGFLIKEMPVEWHNDERSTLHPIYDSLKMLRELVKIRGLHKGMPQAPTTDPKFSITDS from the coding sequence ATGGAGCTATCCTTTATTATTCCCGCATACAACGAATCGGCGCGCATCGAGAAATCGTTGCAGCAAGCGCTTGATTACTTCCAATGCCAGCCCTACACGTGGGAAATCCTTGTGGTGGATGATGGCTCCAGCGATGGCACCCCCGACATCGTTCGCCGCTATGAAGGGGAGCGGCTGCGGTTGCTGGTGCAGCCACGCAACATGGGGAAAGGCGCGGCCGTGCGGCGCGGAATGCTGGAGGCCAACGGGATGTTCCGAATCTTCAGCGATGCCGATTTCTCAACGCCAATCCAAGAAACCGGGGGGATGATGGTCCTGCTGGGGATGTACGAGATCGTCATCGGCAGCCGCGCATTGAAGGGGAGCATGGTGAAGGTCCATCAGCCCTGGTACCGCGAGACCATGGGGAAAATCTTCAACTTGATGGTGCAAGCGCTTGCGGTCCCCGGAATCAAGGACACACAGTGCGGTTTTAAGGGGTTCCGCGACACCGTCGCCAAAGAAATCTTCAGCCGCACAAAGATTGATGGCTTCAGCTTCGATGTCGAGGCCCTTTTTCTTGCACGACGGCTTGGGTTCCTTATCAAAGAAATGCCCGTGGAGTGGCACAACGACGAACGCTCGACACTCCATCCAATCTACGATTCCCTAAAAATGCTCCGCGAACTTGTGAAGATTCGGGGGCTGCATAAAGGAATGCCGCAGGCTCCAACAACCGACCCCAAATTTTCGATAACCGATTCCTGA
- a CDS encoding DUF2723 domain-containing protein: protein MNYRTINRALAGVAFLVTFITYAMTLQPSVPFWDCGEFSAAATWQQVPHPPGAPLWLIVGRVFQLIVPGDPGWSLNLFSAFCSSITAALVYLVIVQLVERWRPYREGAPITSYLSTIGAGLIGTLAFTWSDTQWFNSVESEVYAGGTTLIALLVWLMMVWDSKHDKPGHERYILLMAYVCGLAIGVHLLALLMIPAIAMVIYFRNYKFSILSFLGLMAITAFAFLVVIYKGMIEYIPKMIAGQDMKVSLLLFKVPLDGGTAQVLGVLAVVGIAVLLWWSLKNRKSQFFLAALSFLMIFLGFTTYVQILLRANAHPPMNENEPDTVAELVSYLGREQYGQRPDWPRRIEADGYYSRHWPEYGEPWTPPRYEPNPDYPKYSNNPAVIKFDQINTAGELTYMFKWQLGHMYFRYLFWNFVGRVSDVQDAGFAFSGVSDATRAAFITPAGSGAKFPVQFYALPLLLGMFGLVYHFRRDPKMAMVFLAVFLFQGAIATLQQNQQQPQPRERDYFYVGSFMVFAMWIGLGASAIAEAARKRRAEGAQSTSDDGAENTGMVAGALALCFIAVPINMCVGGWKLHDRSHNWTPWDFSYNVLQSCEKDAILFTNGDNDTFPLWYLQDVAGVRRDVRVVNLELAQTNWYMWQMQNEQPWGAKKIQLSWPGQMMKDPEGTHPELGPREVPAQASVPVPASVVKWGISSPTAAQYLPPDSLSKATITDGAMTWTMSGQPTQEGRVYAGFKQIMVKEILTQAKWERPIYFSATTYQDAWGGLEEYLRREGMAYRVMPVRQKPSSTYGFAIEPTITKQCAMQTLKDDESYQTPHFGFKLRNMNTPDAFFLEDHRQWIPGYWELYISLALDELNTKNNPKEAVAILNKLESLINPEALAMPYWVSANIAEAYSRAGEQGKAKEYAQRSIAMLDQLGEFANLDRAAQTYNPATIRQKMQTMMGGK, encoded by the coding sequence ATGAACTACCGTACCATTAACCGCGCCCTTGCTGGGGTTGCATTCCTTGTCACGTTCATCACGTATGCCATGACCCTGCAGCCGTCGGTTCCGTTTTGGGACTGCGGCGAGTTTTCGGCGGCGGCAACGTGGCAGCAGGTTCCCCACCCGCCGGGCGCGCCGCTGTGGCTGATTGTTGGGCGTGTCTTCCAACTGATTGTTCCGGGCGACCCGGGATGGAGCCTGAACCTGTTCAGCGCGTTCTGTTCTTCGATCACCGCAGCGTTGGTCTATCTGGTGATTGTCCAGCTGGTGGAGCGTTGGCGGCCCTACCGCGAAGGCGCGCCAATCACCAGCTACCTAAGCACCATCGGCGCAGGCTTGATTGGCACATTGGCGTTCACGTGGAGCGACACGCAGTGGTTCAACAGCGTCGAGTCGGAGGTGTATGCCGGCGGGACAACCTTGATTGCCTTGCTGGTCTGGCTGATGATGGTTTGGGACAGCAAGCACGACAAGCCGGGCCACGAGCGGTATATCCTTCTGATGGCGTACGTCTGCGGGCTTGCCATTGGCGTTCACCTGCTGGCGTTGCTGATGATCCCTGCCATTGCCATGGTGATCTACTTCCGCAACTACAAGTTCTCCATCCTTTCGTTCTTGGGGTTGATGGCCATTACGGCTTTCGCTTTCCTTGTGGTGATTTACAAAGGGATGATTGAGTACATCCCCAAAATGATTGCCGGGCAGGATATGAAGGTCAGCCTGCTCCTGTTCAAGGTTCCCCTTGATGGAGGAACGGCGCAGGTGTTGGGGGTGCTGGCGGTGGTTGGCATTGCCGTGCTGCTGTGGTGGTCCCTGAAAAACCGGAAGTCGCAGTTCTTCCTTGCCGCGCTCTCCTTCCTGATGATCTTTTTGGGCTTCACCACCTACGTCCAAATTTTGCTTCGCGCCAACGCCCATCCCCCAATGAATGAGAACGAGCCGGACACCGTTGCCGAGCTTGTTAGCTACTTGGGGCGCGAGCAGTACGGCCAGCGTCCAGATTGGCCGCGCCGCATCGAGGCGGACGGATACTACAGCCGCCACTGGCCAGAGTATGGCGAACCTTGGACCCCGCCCCGCTACGAACCGAACCCCGATTACCCGAAATACAGCAACAACCCTGCAGTCATCAAGTTCGACCAGATCAACACCGCGGGCGAGCTTACCTACATGTTCAAGTGGCAGCTTGGGCACATGTACTTCCGCTATCTGTTCTGGAATTTTGTTGGCCGCGTTAGCGATGTGCAAGATGCCGGATTTGCCTTCAGCGGGGTAAGCGATGCCACCCGCGCTGCGTTCATTACGCCGGCGGGGTCCGGCGCGAAATTCCCCGTGCAGTTCTACGCGCTGCCGTTGCTGCTGGGGATGTTCGGGCTGGTTTACCATTTCCGCCGCGACCCCAAAATGGCGATGGTGTTCCTTGCCGTGTTCTTGTTCCAGGGGGCAATCGCAACGTTGCAGCAGAACCAGCAGCAGCCGCAGCCCCGCGAGCGCGATTACTTCTACGTTGGCTCCTTCATGGTCTTTGCCATGTGGATTGGATTGGGTGCTTCGGCCATTGCCGAGGCCGCACGCAAACGCCGCGCCGAAGGGGCGCAATCCACCAGCGACGACGGTGCGGAAAACACCGGAATGGTTGCCGGCGCGCTGGCCCTGTGCTTCATTGCCGTGCCAATCAACATGTGCGTTGGCGGATGGAAACTGCACGACCGCTCGCACAATTGGACCCCGTGGGACTTCTCCTACAACGTGCTGCAAAGCTGCGAGAAGGATGCCATTCTGTTCACCAACGGCGATAACGACACCTTCCCGCTCTGGTACCTGCAAGACGTTGCCGGGGTCCGCCGCGACGTTCGCGTGGTGAACCTTGAGCTTGCCCAAACCAATTGGTATATGTGGCAGATGCAAAACGAGCAGCCGTGGGGGGCAAAGAAAATCCAGCTAAGCTGGCCCGGGCAAATGATGAAGGACCCAGAAGGAACCCACCCTGAGCTTGGCCCGCGCGAGGTTCCGGCGCAAGCCAGCGTTCCGGTCCCGGCATCGGTGGTGAAGTGGGGGATAAGCAGCCCAACCGCCGCCCAGTATCTTCCGCCCGATAGCTTGTCGAAGGCAACCATTACCGATGGAGCCATGACCTGGACGATGTCTGGCCAGCCAACGCAGGAAGGAAGGGTTTATGCCGGATTCAAGCAGATCATGGTGAAAGAAATCTTGACCCAGGCCAAGTGGGAACGCCCCATCTACTTCTCGGCCACCACCTACCAAGATGCGTGGGGCGGGCTGGAGGAATATCTGCGCCGCGAAGGAATGGCCTATCGGGTGATGCCGGTCCGCCAAAAGCCGAGCAGCACCTACGGCTTTGCAATCGAGCCGACCATCACCAAGCAATGCGCCATGCAGACATTGAAGGATGATGAATCGTACCAAACGCCGCACTTCGGGTTCAAGCTCCGGAACATGAACACGCCGGATGCCTTCTTCTTGGAAGATCACCGCCAGTGGATCCCTGGATATTGGGAGCTGTACATCAGCTTGGCATTGGACGAGCTGAACACCAAGAACAACCCGAAGGAAGCTGTGGCAATCCTCAACAAACTGGAATCGCTGATTAATCCCGAGGCGTTGGCAATGCCGTACTGGGTTTCGGCGAACATCGCCGAAGCGTACAGCCGCGCCGGCGAGCAAGGCAAAGCAAAGGAGTACGCGCAACGCTCCATCGCCATGTTGGATCAGCTTGGGGAGTTTGCCAATCTGGACCGCGCCGCCCAGACCTACAACCCAGCGACCATCCGGCAAAAGATGCAAACCATGATGGGGGGGAAGTAA
- a CDS encoding ATP-binding protein — protein sequence MDNILSIHLYRAEYTPAVIARLKGCFPLLEVDGASGLHQTNFFVGQLSPQDVTNLRNDLLFYDLNPFIPLENLCSRLDNYHPNNDSQREMLHFANKLVELNDDSMGAGLYMHGEAGIGKSHIAVGISKQFMLRGLQPNFQPADRYTFNQSLDLRPGQVWIIDDLNSGFGMASRLFKSVMLNAHERGGRVFVTSNKPYEEMLKEMMVGDSPANRVRYDDRTRSMMKVLHVTGESFRQQKAWYLE from the coding sequence ATGGACAACATCCTCTCGATTCATCTCTATCGCGCAGAATACACCCCGGCGGTGATTGCACGGCTGAAGGGATGCTTCCCGTTGTTGGAAGTGGACGGAGCCAGCGGCCTCCATCAAACCAATTTTTTTGTTGGCCAGCTTTCGCCCCAGGATGTCACCAACCTTCGGAACGACCTTCTGTTCTACGACCTGAACCCTTTTATCCCGCTGGAAAACCTCTGCTCCCGGCTGGACAACTATCACCCCAACAACGATTCCCAGCGGGAGATGCTCCATTTTGCCAACAAGCTGGTGGAGCTAAACGACGACAGCATGGGGGCGGGGCTGTACATGCATGGCGAAGCGGGGATCGGTAAATCGCATATTGCCGTTGGGATCAGCAAGCAGTTCATGCTCCGTGGCTTGCAGCCGAATTTCCAACCGGCGGACCGCTACACCTTCAATCAAAGCCTGGACCTTCGCCCGGGGCAGGTGTGGATTATTGATGATCTGAACAGCGGGTTCGGCATGGCTTCGCGGCTTTTCAAAAGCGTGATGCTGAACGCCCACGAGCGTGGCGGGCGGGTGTTCGTCACCAGCAATAAGCCATACGAGGAGATGTTGAAGGAGATGATGGTGGGCGACTCCCCCGCAAACCGCGTCCGCTACGACGACCGCACCCGAAGCATGATGAAAGTCCTGCACGTCACCGGCGAAAGTTTCCGGCAGCAAAAAGCCTGGTATCTGGAGTGA